One Aciduliprofundum boonei T469 genomic region harbors:
- a CDS encoding ribonucleoside triphosphate reductase gives MQVKDVVEGYVNRDDWRVQENSNTGYSFSGLMLHVAGHAIAEYTLQHIYPKDIADAHRKGYYHIHDLSFGIIPYCAGWYLKDLLLRGFGGVPGKINAKPPKHLDTAVAQMVNFLGTMQMEFAGAQAFSSVDTYLAPFIRRDKLSYNEVKQNMQRLIYGLNIPSRWGSQTPFTNFTFDIVPPEDLGREHAVVGGKELSATYDEYREEMDMLNRAFMEIMMEGDANGRIFTFPIPTYNLLPDFDWDSEIADLLFRMTAKYGTPYFQNYIGSDLDPRSIRAMCCRLQLDINELRSRGNGLFGSGELTGSIGVVTINMNRLGYESKDEDEFFEKLLHYMHLAKESLEIKREIVKENLRKGLLPFTKIYLGHFNNHFSTIGLIGMHEALMNLFGFGIYERDGLIFAIKTLRFMREVLRRFQDETGNLYNLEATPAEGSSYRLARLDKKMHPDIYVSGEDEPYLTNSTWLPADYKVSVIEALAHQEVLQTLYTGGTVFHTYLGEKVSSESVKSLAKKIAENTKIPYFTITPTFSICPEHGYLPGEQWSCPYCGRKTEVYSRVVGYFRPVEAWNGGKKEEFKMRINFNLNAMESRWKVYRDVAKNVAMPEVNIGSKEEKKVQLILM, from the coding sequence ATGCAAGTAAAAGATGTTGTAGAAGGTTATGTGAATAGGGATGATTGGAGAGTACAGGAGAACAGCAACACAGGATATTCATTCTCAGGTCTTATGCTTCATGTGGCAGGTCATGCCATAGCAGAGTATACTTTGCAACATATATATCCAAAAGATATTGCTGATGCTCATAGGAAGGGATATTACCATATTCATGATTTGTCCTTTGGTATAATACCTTATTGCGCTGGATGGTATTTGAAAGATTTATTGCTGAGGGGATTTGGAGGGGTACCTGGAAAAATAAATGCAAAACCTCCAAAGCATCTTGATACTGCGGTGGCCCAGATGGTCAATTTCTTAGGCACGATGCAGATGGAATTTGCAGGAGCTCAGGCATTTAGCAGTGTTGATACTTATCTGGCACCATTCATAAGGCGGGATAAGTTAAGTTATAATGAAGTAAAACAAAATATGCAGAGATTAATCTATGGCCTGAATATACCATCACGCTGGGGTTCACAAACGCCATTCACAAATTTTACATTTGATATAGTACCTCCAGAGGACTTGGGTAGGGAGCATGCGGTGGTGGGTGGTAAAGAATTGAGTGCTACTTATGATGAATATAGAGAAGAGATGGATATGCTCAATCGTGCATTTATGGAGATTATGATGGAAGGAGATGCCAATGGGCGTATATTTACATTTCCAATACCGACCTATAATCTCCTCCCAGATTTTGACTGGGATAGTGAGATAGCTGATTTGTTATTTAGGATGACTGCTAAATATGGCACTCCCTACTTTCAGAATTATATAGGTAGCGATTTGGATCCTCGCAGCATAAGGGCCATGTGCTGCCGTCTCCAACTGGATATAAATGAACTGAGGAGCAGAGGTAATGGACTCTTTGGTTCGGGAGAATTGACGGGTTCAATTGGAGTAGTTACAATAAATATGAATCGCTTGGGTTATGAATCTAAAGATGAAGATGAGTTTTTTGAAAAATTACTGCATTATATGCACCTTGCCAAAGAAAGTTTGGAAATAAAGAGAGAAATAGTAAAGGAAAATCTCCGTAAGGGATTGTTACCCTTTACTAAGATATATTTGGGGCACTTTAACAATCATTTCTCTACCATAGGGCTTATTGGAATGCATGAAGCTTTGATGAACCTTTTTGGATTTGGTATATATGAGAGGGATGGGCTGATATTTGCTATTAAAACACTTAGATTTATGAGGGAGGTGCTTCGCAGGTTCCAAGATGAAACTGGAAATCTCTATAATTTAGAAGCTACCCCGGCAGAGGGCTCTTCATATCGTCTTGCAAGATTGGATAAGAAAATGCATCCAGACATATATGTGTCGGGAGAAGATGAGCCTTATTTAACAAATTCAACATGGCTTCCAGCAGATTATAAGGTTAGTGTGATAGAGGCATTGGCACATCAGGAAGTGCTTCAAACTCTTTACACGGGAGGTACCGTTTTTCATACATACCTTGGAGAAAAAGTTAGTTCGGAGAGTGTAAAATCTTTAGCTAAAAAGATAGCGGAAAATACCAAGATTCCATACTTTACAATAACCCCCACATTCTCAATATGTCCAGAGCATGGATATCTTCCTGGAGAGCAATGGAGTTGTCCCTATTGTGGAAGAAAAACTGAGGTTTATTCTCGTGTGGTAGGATATTTTAGACCTGTGGAAGCCTGGAATGGAGGAAAGAAGGAAGAATTCAAGATGAGAATCAATTTCAATCTAAATGCTATGGAGAGTCGCTGGAAAGTTTACAGGGATGTAGCAAAGAATGTTGCCATGCCTGAAGTTAATATTGGAAGTAAAGAAGAGAAGAAAGTACAGTTAATATTAATGTGA
- a CDS encoding nascent polypeptide-associated complex protein, with protein sequence MINPREMRRLMRQLKAKEIDAYEVIIKARDGDYVVEDPQVMAMEIQGQKMLQVVGELKKIEKKEEKEELPYTDEDIQLVMQQTGCTEEEARKALEEANGEPAEAIISIMSKR encoded by the coding sequence ATGATAAATCCAAGGGAAATGAGAAGGCTTATGAGGCAACTTAAAGCCAAGGAAATTGATGCCTATGAAGTAATAATTAAGGCGAGAGATGGAGATTATGTGGTGGAAGATCCCCAAGTAATGGCCATGGAAATTCAAGGTCAAAAAATGCTGCAGGTAGTAGGGGAATTGAAAAAGATAGAGAAAAAAGAAGAAAAGGAGGAGTTGCCATATACGGATGAGGATATTCAACTCGTGATGCAGCAGACCGGATGCACAGAGGAGGAAGCAAGGAAGGCATTAGAGGAGGCAAATGGTGAGCCTGCGGAGGCGATAATATCCATAATGAGCAAGAGATAA
- the cca gene encoding CCA tRNA nucleotidyltransferase, translating into MHNEQEIRDYVLRRVKPSKEEDELIWNTANSLLNRANEEIKKRNLEGDAILVGSVAKGTYLKNPDIDIFLRFPKDLNKEDLKNLGIEIGKSIIPDGFAKYAEHPYWRGIYNGFEVDIVPCYKISKPEEKISAVDRTPFHTEYIKKNLKDEQKDEIRLLKAFLKGIEIYGAEARVCGFSGYLSELLILKYGNFENVLANVSKWRKKVYLHLGEGGKKFRDPVVFIDPVDPNRNAASAVSEESKSLFIHASRSYIEKPSKNFFFPNPTIPLSKEKIKEEINKRETFFYVFEFPKPDIIDDNLYPQINRTMEALTKILKDFGIINTFYIVQNSKVYFLIELAKTALPKVKIHEGPPVWHQNSKNFIERWRGKALRGPYIKGYRLFVEVQRKNTSIEEVLFHNLPNYKLGKEFDKLKNEINLGEIWNFMEKLDRVELTKFLIFKFPWER; encoded by the coding sequence ATCCATAATGAGCAAGAGATAAGGGATTATGTTCTTCGCAGAGTTAAGCCCTCAAAAGAGGAGGATGAATTAATCTGGAATACTGCCAATTCTCTTCTCAATAGAGCAAATGAGGAGATAAAAAAGAGAAATTTAGAAGGAGATGCAATCTTGGTGGGTTCGGTGGCCAAGGGCACATACCTAAAGAATCCAGATATAGATATATTCCTAAGATTTCCAAAAGATTTGAATAAGGAGGATTTGAAAAATTTGGGTATTGAAATAGGAAAGAGCATAATTCCGGATGGCTTTGCAAAGTATGCAGAGCATCCTTACTGGCGAGGTATCTACAACGGATTTGAAGTGGATATTGTACCCTGCTACAAAATAAGCAAGCCGGAGGAAAAAATTAGTGCCGTAGATAGAACTCCATTTCATACGGAATACATAAAAAAGAATTTAAAAGATGAGCAAAAAGACGAAATTCGTCTTTTAAAAGCCTTTTTAAAAGGCATCGAAATCTATGGCGCTGAAGCCAGAGTTTGCGGTTTCTCCGGTTATCTTTCCGAGTTGCTTATCTTAAAATATGGAAATTTTGAAAATGTTTTGGCAAATGTATCTAAATGGAGAAAGAAGGTTTATTTACACCTAGGTGAAGGAGGAAAGAAATTCAGAGATCCTGTGGTATTCATAGATCCCGTGGACCCAAATAGAAACGCAGCTTCTGCTGTAAGCGAAGAGAGTAAGAGTTTATTCATCCACGCATCAAGAAGTTATATCGAAAAACCAAGCAAAAATTTCTTTTTTCCAAACCCCACAATTCCCCTATCTAAAGAGAAAATAAAGGAAGAAATAAATAAGCGTGAGACTTTTTTCTATGTTTTTGAATTTCCTAAGCCGGATATAATAGATGACAACCTATATCCTCAAATAAATAGAACGATGGAAGCTTTAACAAAAATTTTGAAAGATTTTGGAATCATAAATACATTCTATATTGTGCAAAATTCTAAAGTTTATTTTTTAATTGAACTCGCTAAAACCGCTTTACCGAAGGTGAAAATACACGAAGGCCCTCCTGTTTGGCATCAAAACTCAAAAAACTTTATCGAAAGATGGAGGGGAAAAGCGTTAAGAGGTCCTTATATCAAGGGCTATCGCCTTTTTGTAGAAGTCCAAAGGAAGAATACATCCATCGAGGAAGTGTTGTTTCATAATTTACCCAATTACAAACTTGGGAAGGAGTTTGATAAATTAAAAAATGAGATAAATCTCGGAGAGATCTGGAATTTTATGGAAAAATTGGATAGAGTGGAATTAACAAAATTCCTGATTTTTAAGTTCCCGTGGGAACGGTAA
- a CDS encoding type I restriction endonuclease translates to MNEKLLMLIKELQSSRKLETYGEEATKQAVVLPILSALGWNPFNPEEVYPEYSVKGRRVDYALRHKGNNKVFIEVKKVNEDLEKHQEQLLDYSFREGVKLAILTNGISWWFYLPLREGSWEQRKFYTIEIYEQDTESIVENFEKFLSKDNVISGRAIEYAESVYKSKQKERLIADTLPKAWEKIITEPDEQLVELLADTTEKLCGYRPDSEAVERFLQNELKIISSRETHTPNIRSLPSQKKQNHQKIYKPTGYVGKSITAFALDGVRYPVKSWKDMLIKVCNLMHLKYPNDFDKVLTLVGRKRPYFSKNPNELRSPERIDDTQIYAETNLSANAIVGITKKVLALFGYSDNALKIETRK, encoded by the coding sequence ATGAATGAAAAATTACTGATGTTGATAAAAGAGCTGCAAAGCAGTAGAAAACTTGAGACTTATGGAGAAGAGGCGACTAAGCAGGCGGTAGTACTTCCTATCCTATCGGCTCTAGGATGGAATCCTTTTAATCCCGAAGAGGTGTATCCTGAGTATTCTGTTAAAGGAAGGAGAGTTGACTATGCATTGAGACATAAGGGCAACAACAAGGTATTTATTGAAGTGAAAAAGGTAAATGAGGATTTAGAAAAGCATCAAGAACAATTGTTAGATTACTCGTTTAGAGAAGGAGTTAAGTTGGCAATTTTGACAAACGGAATAAGCTGGTGGTTCTATTTGCCTCTAAGAGAGGGGAGCTGGGAGCAAAGGAAATTTTACACGATAGAGATATACGAGCAAGATACTGAAAGTATCGTAGAGAACTTTGAGAAATTTTTGTCAAAAGATAATGTTATTTCGGGCAGGGCAATAGAATATGCAGAAAGCGTGTACAAGAGCAAACAGAAGGAGAGATTAATTGCAGACACACTTCCCAAAGCATGGGAAAAGATAATTACGGAACCAGATGAGCAACTCGTAGAACTCTTGGCTGATACTACTGAGAAATTGTGTGGATATCGGCCAGATAGCGAAGCGGTGGAGAGGTTTTTACAAAATGAACTTAAAATCATATCGAGCAGGGAAACACATACTCCAAATATAAGGAGTCTACCTTCTCAAAAGAAACAAAACCATCAAAAAATATACAAACCTACCGGATATGTTGGTAAATCAATCACTGCATTTGCTTTAGATGGGGTGAGATATCCCGTAAAATCATGGAAGGATATGCTAATAAAAGTTTGTAATTTGATGCATCTTAAATATCCCAACGACTTCGATAAAGTTCTTACTCTTGTGGGCAGAAAAAGACCTTATTTTTCTAAAAACCCTAATGAATTAAGGTCTCCAGAGAGAATTGATGATACACAAATTTATGCAGAGACAAATCTTAGTGCCAACGCAATAGTGGGAATAACAAAAAAAGTACTTGCACTATTTGGTTATTCAGACAATGCATTAAAAATAGAAACCAGAAAATGA
- a CDS encoding anaerobic ribonucleoside-triphosphate reductase activating protein: MLIAGYIPESFVDWRGKMVATVFTYGCNFRCPFCHNYTLVTEPPTALLSEDNVIEEIKGLKGWIDGICITGGEPTIHKDLKDFVKKLSEIAPVKLDTNGTEPSTLIEVIPYISYVAMDIKAPKYRYNEFAGVSVNMEKIEESIDIIKKYSRDYEFRTTAVPLLNEEDFEEIALWLSGAKRYVIQQFSSQGGTLNKEFENLSPHEPQKLHQICERIKDNFDECLIANL; this comes from the coding sequence ATGCTCATTGCTGGCTACATCCCTGAATCTTTCGTTGACTGGAGAGGAAAAATGGTAGCTACGGTGTTCACCTACGGTTGTAATTTCCGATGTCCATTTTGCCACAATTATACACTTGTCACAGAGCCACCTACCGCACTCTTAAGTGAGGATAATGTGATAGAGGAAATAAAAGGGCTTAAGGGATGGATTGATGGGATATGCATTACGGGAGGGGAGCCCACGATTCATAAAGATTTGAAAGATTTTGTAAAAAAATTAAGTGAGATAGCGCCTGTTAAATTAGATACTAATGGTACAGAGCCATCTACTCTTATAGAGGTTATTCCTTACATTTCCTATGTGGCGATGGATATAAAAGCCCCAAAATATAGATATAATGAATTTGCAGGGGTTTCAGTAAATATGGAAAAAATAGAAGAGAGTATTGATATAATAAAAAAATATTCGAGAGATTACGAGTTTAGAACTACTGCTGTACCCTTACTCAATGAGGAAGATTTTGAAGAAATTGCCCTCTGGCTATCTGGTGCAAAAAGGTATGTTATTCAACAATTTTCCTCACAAGGAGGAACATTAAATAAGGAATTTGAGAATTTAAGTCCCCATGAGCCTCAAAAACTCCATCAGATATGTGAGAGAATTAAGGATAATTTTGATGAATGTTTGATTGCCAATTTATAG